One genomic region from Rosa rugosa chromosome 1, drRosRugo1.1, whole genome shotgun sequence encodes:
- the LOC133709881 gene encoding uncharacterized protein LOC133709881 has translation MLNTKPLVIVLQGMAPRTLPLRPTSRRTPRKFFCLLLLIFVPACIFGLYTDHRKVTYFFRPLWDKPPAPFIQLPHYYAENVSMDHLCRLHGWSLRATPRRIFDAIIFSNELDLLDIRWHELYPYVTKFVIIESNSTFTGIPKPLYFASNRNRFAFAEEKIIHYAFPGRTLRRGSHANPFKLERKQRVAMNALLQHAGISYGDVVIMSDTDEIPSSQTLKLLQWCDGIPSKMHLELKHYMYSFEFPVDFSSWRATAQIYNPNTKYQHTRQTDDMLSDAGWHCSFCFRHIDDFVFKMTAYSHADRVRRRDFLDYRRIQRLICQGDDLFDMLPEEYTFKDLIKKMGSIPKSASAVHLPAYLIKNADKFRFLLPGGCIR, from the coding sequence ATGTTAAACACTAAACCTCTCGTAATCGTCCTTCAAGGCATGGCACCACGAACTCTTCCTCTTCGTCCTACTTCCAGACGGACTCCACGCAAGTTCTTTTGTCTGTTACTGTTGATATTTGTGCCTGCATGTATATTTGGACTCTATACTGATCACCGGAAAGTTACATATTTCTTCCGGCCACTTTGGGATAAGCCTCCAGCTCCGTTCATACAGCTGCCACACTACTATGCAGAAAATGTAAGTATGGACCATCTTTGCCGCCTTCATGGCTGGTCTCTGCGTGCCACCCCACGCCGTATTTTTGATGCCATCATCTTCAGCAATGAATTAGACTTGCTTGATATCAGGTGGCATGAACTTTATCCATATGTCACAAAATTTGTAATCATCGAGTCAAATAGTACTTTCACTGGAATCCCAAAACCTCTCTACTTTGCTTCAAATCGGAACAGGTTTGCCTTTGCTGAGGAAAAAATCATCCACTATGCCTTTCCTGGAAGAACTCTACGCCGAGGTTCACATGCAAACCCCTTCAAACTTGAGAGAAAGCAACGTGTAGCTATGAATGCTTTACTTCAGCATGCAGGGATTTCCTATGGCGATGTCGTGATAATGTCAGATACTGATGAGATCCCTAGCTCGCAGACTTTGAAACTATTGCAATGGTGTGATGGGATCCCTTCTAAAATGCATCTTGAGCTGAAGCACTACATGTACTCATTTGAGTTCCCGGTGGACTTTAGCAGCTGGCGGGCTACAGCTCAGATCTACAACCCGAATACCAAATACCAGCATACCCGGCAAACTGATGACATGCTCTCTGATGCGGGATGGCATTGTAGTTTTTGCTTTCGGCACATTGATGACTTTGTGTTCAAAATGACTGCTTATAGCCACGCAGACCGTGTGAGGCGGAGAGATTTTCTGGATTATAGAAGAATACAGAGGCTCATTTGTCAAGGAGACGATCTTTTCGATATGTTGCCTGAAGAGTACACATTCAAGGACTTGATTAAGAAGATGGGATCGATTCCCAAATCAGCTTCTGCAGTTCATCTTCCTGCTTATTTGATAAAGAATGCAGACAAGTTTAGGTTTCTTCTCCCTGGAGGCTGTATCAGATAA
- the LOC133709934 gene encoding auxin-responsive protein IAA29-like: MELQLGLALPTNNNFPVKGGLDLNINDFLCHPTISDGSSNKNKKRSFTQAFEPSNASAAVPRTLPWLLWNNQPNDDDEDDTKHSSRYTIMIKNEEDGLVGWPPIKSWKKETSFHIHGDGGGRRYRTVGINGGNSTFVKVKMEGVGIARKINLSQHQNFQTLLRTLMHMFDKCEIDSDNYKLTYQDREGDWLLAHDQDVPWRTFVRSVQRLKLLKRGD, translated from the exons ATGGAGCTTCAGCTGGGTCTCGCTCTTCCAACCAATAACAATTTTCCAGTCAAAGGCGGCCTCGACTTGAACATTAACGACTTTCTCTGCCACCCTACTATTAGTGACGGCAGCagcaacaagaacaagaagcgtAGTTTCACCCAAGCTTTTGAGCCCAGCAATGCCTCAGCAGCCGTGCCTCGAACGCTGCCTTGGTTGCTTTGGAACAACCAACCAAACGACGACGACGAAGATGACACCAAACATAGTTCTCGTTACACCATTATGATCAA AAATGAGGAAGATGGACTGGTGGGTTGGCCGCCCATTAAGTCATGGAAGAAGGAGACTAGCTTTCACATCCACGGCGACGGCGGTGGCCGTCGTTATCGGACAGTTGGGATTAATGGCGGAAACTCTACATTTGTGAAGGTGAAAATGGAGGGAGTTGGAATAGCAAGAAAGATTAACTTGAGCCAACATCAAAATTTCCAAACACTCCTAAGAACCTTGATGCACATGTTTGACAAATGTGAGATAGATTCAGACAATTATAAACTCACTTATCAAGACAGGGAAGGAGACTGGCTTCTTGCTCATGATCAAGATGTACCTTGGAG AACTTTCGTGCGGTCTGTGCAACGACTCAAATTGCTTAAGAGGGGAGACTAG